The stretch of DNA CAAGATGCAGCAGGGCATCATCAGGCGCCAGGACATGTTCATTGTTAGTAAGGTGGGTGCTGGAGAGAACAAGTGTTATAGCAGGGCCAGGGTgcaatgtgatgatgatgatgatgatgatgatgtcctTTTTGAACTGCAAAGAAAATCTTTTCATGCACATTTTGCTGCCTTTAAATACTGTGGgccatgattttattttatatctcaGTTTACCCTCCTGTTCTGTATATGTTCTTCACAGCTGTGGGGTACCCACCATGACTCAGAGGACATCCCTGTATGCCTGAACAAGTCCCTGAATGATCTCCAGTTGGACTACCTGGATCTCTACCTTGTGCATTTCCCTGTTGGCCTGAAGGTTGAGCATAACATCCTAAACAGTATGACAGAATTAAAATTGTACTACCCCTTATCCTACTCTGTCTGAGATGGTTGAGGTCCAGGCTAGGAAAGACATCTTTGACTACAGcattgctttttttgttgttttttttttttaaataaatgtgttaaagctgcattaaatgATTCTTGACCATTAGAGGGCAGGAACCATCCAAACCAAACTGACAGAATAGACACAATGGCTTATCTCATTGTTATGGCTGATATGTTAGCGTGTGTTTCCAACCACCTAACAAATGTAACATTATAATAACTTAATAACTTCAATAATCTCACTGTATAAAGTAAGCAATATAGAACGAGAGGTCTTTAGCTGCTAGTTGGCAGCTTCGTCTGCTGTTTGATCAGATAATATACAGTGGGTTTATCGGAGCTCATCAGAGTTTGCTgaaaagagctgctgctgaaaatagagttaaaacatttaatattggGTTATTAGTGGGAGTCAACCTTACAGCTTGTCACCATGAGCAACCTGTTCAGTCGTGCAGTGCAGGGTATATGCAGTTATACTGCTGCAAGAGCATTTTTTCTCTTCGTACGGCGAAGACATGACCCGCCCTCCTCCCCTCTGATGGGCCAGTACTTGTTGCATTCATTGGTCCAGATAGGTTGGGTTTAATCATGAGGACTATTGATTAGGGTAAGAATATCAGggggagccaatcagagccaGAGTATTATCCTTCCCTGGACGAGCCCCTAAAAATTGGGGCATAAATTAAGAGtatacctttttatatacagtttatggAATATACCCACTTTTTTAGGCACCACTACACAACTGAACGTGTTCAAATTACATGTCACTGTATTGAttcaacatcaaaaacataatttaatgcAGCTTAAGAGTCAGGAAGGACACATGCTGTATCTTTGCCTTTGTTTACCTTTAAATTCTTCCATAGAAAATGGGTGATGAGCTTTTCCCGAAAAAGGACGGACAGACACTGACCTCTGACATAGACTATGTAGATGTATGGAGGGTAAGAACACATGTACTCTCTCTGTTTGCATGAACACCGGTGTGTCTACCTGCTTTTagatttttctgtatttaagaTCTGAATAGTTCATCCACTGTTGCCCAACTTCCACACTAGCTTAAAAATAGTTTAGTAGTTTACTAGTTTAAAATATAccataataatgaaaataactagGAATATGTACTAAAATAGTAATAACAATGgtaaaagcaaacagaaaatatagCTGCCAATGGCCATTCCAGGTTAAAGCTTTTTAGCCCTCAGTAGAAAGAAGCAGCTCAATCGTCTAAGATTAAAACCACGAGCAGCAATGAGCAGGTTTCAACCTTCACAAAGTCGAGCAAAGCCACCGCAGCTAGTTTCATTCAAGGAGTAAGACCAATCACACACTTGTTTCGTCAGCAATTATTGCGCACTCAAAGTTCTGctgtttttccccccttcatCAGATGTGAATGAAACTAGTGGTGTATGTTCAGGAGACAGCGCAGGATGTCTCCAGTGAGTTTAATCAGGATTGCTCAAAGGCATCTTGTGTTATGAGCAAATATAAGAATGATAGGCCACGCCCACTTGTACCAACCAATATGGCACCTCAGATTTTGGTTAATACTTGTACCCAGAGCATGCACAGCTTAACTTGGAAAACTCTGTCCACTGGGTTTTGAGGcacacatttttgttatttgtggCGCCCCCTATGGGTCAGGCTCAAAATGCTCTGATAGGCTTATACCCAAACATGGCCTGAAGATATGTACCCAGATTTATGACGATTAGGTAAATTGTTAATGAATTTTGGGGATTTTCCtgctaagccccgcccccttcGTGAAGTTTATTGTTCAGATTCTGGCACAGcgattgttttttcttctgttaaaaTAGCAGAAGTGATATGGACATGCCTTAAGTGCACTTCTAGTTGCCTCCTACGTAAACCAAATAAGCCTTTTGGAGTGGCTGGTAgatgtgtgtttactgtcacggtctgttgctgtgtttgcagGGGATGGAAGCTCTACAAGTTTCAGGGAAGGTGAAGAGCATTGGAGTATCCAACTTTAACATCCTGCAGCTGGAGAGGCTGCTTGCTCTGTGCAGGGTTCCCCCTGCTGTCAACCAGGTACTGAAAATTTAACTCCTTTATTGAACATTCAAAACATTCTTATTTCCCTCTATGAATGTATGAACCCATGTCGCTTACTTTCATTTACTGTGACAGTAAAAGGTGAGTGGTCTGGTGATGGTCTGCCTTATACACTCATCAAGCGCTTTATTACAAACACCTGCGCATTAaagcaattatccaatcagagCAGTGTATAAagtcctgcagatacaggtgaagagcttcagttcatgttcacatcaaacatcagaatgaggaaaaacGTGACTCAGTGACTTTTGACTGcgacatgattgttggtgtcagacgcTGGTTTGAGTTTTTCTGGAGCTGCTGATCTCCACGACAGTCTCGAGAGTTTTTACTCTGAatggagccaaaaacaaaaagcttccagtgagcagcagctctgtggaggaaacaccttgttggtgagagaggtcagaggtcagaggagaatggacagaccggttggagctgacagaaagactACGGTCACTAAGGcaaccactctttacaactgtggtgaacAGAAAAGACACCTCcaacctacaacagcagaaggttccacttcctgtcaccaagaacagaaacctgaagctgcagtggacacacactcaccaacactggacaggtgaagacctggtctgatggatctggatttgtcGGGTCAGAAtctgaatccatggaccaaCCTGCCTTTTGTAAACAGTCCAGTTGGTCTGAGTATAGttgctgacccccccccccccccccctttgggatgtggtacaacaggagattggcagcttGAGTGTGGAGCTGATATgagtcatgtcaacatggagtgtcagaggaaagtttcaacatcttgATGAATCCTTTacatgaggatttttttttgtattaaggGGTGATATTCCCACATAGTAATTGCATTACATCATATGATGGTACAAATATCATATCACCGGTTTACCCCATAAGAAACTACATGTGATGTTGAGTCACAGgtcatgtttttgtgtccaTTGTTCAGGCCTTCAGCATTGATGCTCACTTTTTATATCATCCATAGGTGGAGCTACATCCATACCTAGTCCAGACAGACATGATAGAGTTCTGCAGGTCCAAGAACATCGCCCTGACTGCCTACAGCCCCTTTGGCTCACCTGAGCGACCCCCGCAGCTGTAAGACGCACagcatcactcacacactctaCTGGCTCACACTGATGGTTAAAAATGAATCAAGCCTCAAAAGCTCCGTCACCACAAGTCTTTAAACGAGTGTGTAGGACAGACGCTAGGTTTGACTTGAATGACATGTGACCTGAGAGAGCGAGCTGATGGGTAGGGGTCGGGTAGATCAGTTAAATAGTGAGAATTTTGAACTGGATTCTACATGTAGCAGGGACCCAGTGAAGGGAAGTGAGTGTGGGAGTGATAGGAGACCATCTATTTGACCTAGGCATTCTGGATTGTTAGTAAAAGGGGTTTTATTTCACcctaaaacatattaaaaatacaaatgaaaataaggAGATGTGGTAAATAACTGAGCCTCAGGTCAACCAAATGCAGACTCAGAAAAATACTGCTAACAAAACAGAACCTTCAGAACCCTCAGCCTCTTTTAGCCAAACCAGGAAGGTTAAAGTgaaagcaaataaaaccaacagaCTGGTGTAATGCTGTGGGAGAGTATGTGAAACCGTAAACCTGTCTTTGActttgtatgttgtgtgtggtgAGACTGCATGAATGTTCCCATATTTCTATTTCAATTGCGTGGCCGTGGATACGGCCATCGCAGGGTCAACAGATCTCATGACACCCTGCATCATTTTTCATGCTATAGGATTTATTCTCTCATCTGATCTACAACCCCTGGAGCTTGAGTTCAGCAATAAGTAGTCTCATGGAAGATCAGCACGTGACTCTAGACGAGTTGTGTATCTTTGACGTAGACTGAAGTAGGATGCAGTAACAGTATGACAGTATATGAGTGAGATAGAAACGTGCCCACCCATTTTCATCTTGTCCGACTCAGGATCAGA from Seriola aureovittata isolate HTS-2021-v1 ecotype China chromosome 10, ASM2101889v1, whole genome shotgun sequence encodes:
- the zgc:56622 gene encoding aldo-keto reductase family 1 member B1 isoform X1, whose product is MFSMEDRQVARTIELNDGRQMPVLGLGTWKLWGTHHDSEDIPVCLNKSLNDLQLDYLDLYLVHFPVGLKKMGDELFPKKDGQTLTSDIDYVDVWRGMEALQVSGKVKSIGVSNFNILQLERLLALCRVPPAVNQVELHPYLVQTDMIEFCRSKNIALTAYSPFGSPERPPQLIRGDTDPHKLLEDPVVADVAKKHRRSSAQVLLRYHVQQGIAVIPKSDKPHHILENTKIFDFSLPEEDMRALRGLDRGWKACTEDDVKSHPYYPFV